A single window of Maylandia zebra isolate NMK-2024a linkage group LG2, Mzebra_GT3a, whole genome shotgun sequence DNA harbors:
- the b4galt1l gene encoding beta-1,4-galactosyltransferase 1: MPGESSVNFGVLHRICKLVVLLCFLHIAVTVVFYVRSYDFRLAFVQNQQSSNNIPKIQNNNPVVTSGLEPAKDGDKVSEEGEVLEQPVKKLEKCPETSPLLVGPLRVEFNIPVNLELIKKENPNVQPGGRFKPKDCEALQKVAIIIPFRNREEHLKYWLYYLHPILQRQQLDYGIYVINQDGDETFNRAKLLNIGYAEALKEYDYNCFVFSDVDLIPMDDRNTYKCFSQPRHLSVSMDKFGFRLPYNQYFGGVSSLSKEQYLKINGFPNNYWGWGGEDDDIYNRVASKGMSISRATGEIGKCRMIRHNRDKMNDPNPQRFNRIAHTRETMYKDGINSLNYQVVSIQKLDLFTMITVDVGKP, translated from the exons ATGCCCGGAGAGTCCTCCGTCAACTTCGGCGTCCTCCACCGGATTTGTAAGCTGGTGGTGCTGCTCTGCTTTCTCCACATCGCCGTCACTGTGGTCTTCTATGTCCGCTCCTACGATTTCCGCCTCGCCTTCGTTCAGAATCAGCAGTCCAGTAATAACATCCCTAAGATCCAGAATAACAACCCGGTGGTGACCTCCGGACTCGAGCCTGCGAAAGACGGGGATAAAGTCTCCGAAGAGGGGGAAGTCTTGGAGCAGCCGGtgaagaagctggagaaatgcCCCGAGACGTCCCCCCTGCTGG TGGGTCCCCTGCGAGTGGAGTTTAACATTCCTGTAAACCTGGAGCTGATAAAAAAGGAGAACCCCAACGTGCAGCCGGGCGGACGCTTCAAACCCAAAGACTGCGAGGCGCTGCAGAAAGTGGCCATCATCATCCCGTTCCGCAACCGAGAAGAGCACCTTAAGTACTGGCTGTACTATCTGCACCCGATCCTGCAAAGGCAGCAGCTCGACTACGGGATCTACGTCATCAACCAG gatgGCGACGAGACCTTCAACAGAGCCAAGCTGCTGAACATTGGCTACGCGGAGGCCTTGAAGGAGTACGATTACAACTGCTTCGTCTTCAGCGATGTCGACCTCATCCCCATGGACGACCGCAACACCTACAAGTGCTTCAGCCAGCCTCGGCACCTGTCTGTGTCCATGGACAAGTTTGGCTTCAG GTTACCGTACAATCAGTATTTTGGAGGCGTCTCCTCGTTGAGTAAAGAGCAATACTTGAAGATCAACGGCTTTCCCAACAACTATTGGGGCTGGGGAGGAGAGGACGATGACATCTACAACAG GGTGGCATCTAAAGGAATGTCCATCTCCAGAGCCACCGGTGAAATCGGGAAGTGCCGCATGATCCGACACAACAGAGACAAGATGAATGATCCAAACCCACAGAG GTTTAACCGGATTGCTCACACTCGAGAGACCATGTACAAAGACGGCATAAACTCTCTGAATTACCAGGTGGTGAGCATCCAGAAGCTTGACCTTTTCACTATGATCACCGTGGATGTGGGAAAGCCATGA
- the exosc3 gene encoding exosome complex component RRP40 → MFSTVKERVGEVLLPGDEFSFEAEENISLTAPVKSEKVMCGPGLRRCGDRLVVCKSGVLRHKEPNVFWIDSQQRRYVPAKGESIIGIVTAKSGDVFKVDFGGSEQASLSYLAFEGATKRNRPNVQMGDLVFAQFLIANKDMEPELVCIDSSGRANGMGVFGTGGLLFRVSLGLVRRLLAPQSNIRSDLEHLFPCELVVGMNGRIWVKSASVQQTLIIANLLQSAETMTAQQRQQLFRKVQQGAF, encoded by the exons ATGTTTTCTACCGTGAAGGAAAGGGTTGGGGAGGTGCTGTTACCGGGGGACGAGTTCTCCTTCGAGGCCGAAGAGAACATTTCTCTGACGGCGCCGGTGAAGTCGGAGAAGGTGATGTGCGGTCCGGGCCTGCGGCGCTGCGGTGACCGGCTAGTGGTATGTAAGAGCGGCGTGCTGCGACACAAGGAGCCCAACGTGTTCTGGATCGATTCCCAACAGAGAAGG TATGTCCCAGCTAAAGGAGAGAGCATCATCGGGATCGTCACCGCCAAATCTGGAGATGTCTTCAAGGTGGACTTCGGAGGGAGTGAGCAGGCGTCTCTGTCCTACCTGGCATTCGAAGGAGCGACCAAGAGGAACAGACCCAACGTCCAG ATGGGCGACCTGGTGTTTGCTCAGTTCCTCATAGCCAATAAGGACATGGAACCAGAGCTGGTGTGTATTGACAGCTCAGGACGAGCTAATGGGATGGGAGTGTTTGGAACAGGAGGTCTGCTATTCAGAGTCTCTCTTGGTCTTGTCAGAAG GCTGCTGGCACCCCAAAGCAACATCCGCTCAGACCTTGAGCACCTCTTCCCGTGTGAGCTTGTGGTCGGGATGAACGGACGCATTTGGGTCAAATCGGCCAGCGTGCAGCAGACGCTGATCATCGCAAACCTGTTGCAGAGTGCCGAAACCATGACGGCCcagcagagacagcagctgTTCAGGAAGGTCCAGCAGGGGGCGTTCTAG